From a region of the Listeria monocytogenes ATCC 19117 genome:
- a CDS encoding ribonucleotide-diphosphate reductase subunit beta: MANQKEQLTRIKILEPLFPNRSTSIINGETSGILNWNDIPYPSFYRAYKELSTNYWIPDEVDMKSDAKQYPALSEQEKYAFDAIIGLLATLDSPQTRFIYNIAEYITDPAVHANAAIIAQQEVIHNESYSYVLASITNLQEQNRVFELARTHPTIIKRNEPIMDAYDDFMNNKTGETLVKALIQSSILEGINFYSGFAYFYNLVRQNKMTGTGKIISFINRDELAHSKFISEVIRAILGENPELQTEELVEYTHDAFRHAVELETEWSEEVLQGIEGIDVEEMVDYVKYRANKMLGMLGIPELYPGHSDNTMTWIKAYADNFTETKTDFFEMRNSSYKKTNMDNGFDDL; this comes from the coding sequence ATGGCTAACCAAAAAGAACAACTGACACGTATTAAAATTTTAGAACCTTTATTTCCTAATCGTTCTACTTCAATCATAAACGGAGAAACTAGTGGGATTTTAAATTGGAATGACATCCCGTATCCTTCTTTCTACCGTGCGTATAAAGAACTTTCTACTAACTACTGGATTCCAGACGAAGTAGACATGAAAAGCGATGCAAAACAATATCCCGCTCTTTCAGAACAAGAAAAATATGCTTTTGATGCAATCATTGGCTTACTTGCAACACTGGATTCTCCGCAAACACGTTTTATTTATAATATTGCGGAATATATTACCGATCCAGCTGTTCATGCAAACGCAGCGATTATCGCGCAACAAGAAGTCATTCATAATGAAAGTTACTCGTATGTACTTGCTTCTATTACAAATTTACAAGAACAAAATCGTGTTTTTGAACTTGCGAGAACACATCCGACAATCATCAAACGTAATGAGCCAATCATGGACGCATATGATGACTTCATGAATAACAAAACAGGTGAAACACTTGTAAAAGCATTAATTCAATCTTCTATTTTAGAAGGAATTAATTTCTATAGTGGTTTTGCTTACTTCTACAATCTTGTTCGTCAAAATAAAATGACTGGAACAGGGAAAATAATTAGCTTTATCAATCGTGATGAACTTGCTCACTCGAAGTTCATTTCAGAAGTAATCCGGGCAATCCTTGGTGAAAACCCAGAATTACAAACAGAAGAGCTAGTAGAATACACACATGATGCTTTCCGCCACGCTGTTGAACTTGAAACAGAATGGTCTGAAGAAGTGTTACAAGGTATTGAAGGTATTGATGTGGAAGAAATGGTTGACTACGTGAAATATCGGGCCAACAAAATGCTAGGAATGCTTGGTATTCCAGAACTTTATCCAGGACATAGTGATAACACAATGACATGGATTAAAGCTTACGCAGATAACTTTACAGAAACAAAAACCGACTTTTTCGAAATGCGCAATTCAAGCTATAAAAAAACGAATATGGATAACGGATTCGACGATTTATGA
- a CDS encoding ribonucleoside-diphosphate reductase subunit alpha, whose protein sequence is MKWGLQMTTYIVKDGGNRKLPFDKSRLDGYLEKIHEEFPKLDLEDYKRKVFNFVEKKEDYAADELVDYLIREAEARTDIHIPEWEHFAARLYLNKLYKKASKNRFYNDDDKYGSYVGLQESLGERGIYSGNILKNYSKEDLIAAGKLIDPEKDKLFTYNGLYLLATRYLATDSERNVYELPQERWLTIALYLMQNEPKEKRMKLVEEAYWALSNLYMTVATPTLANAGKVGGQLSSCFIDTVDDSLQGIYDSNTDVARVSKHGGGVGAYLGYVRSTGAAIRGVKGASGGVIPWIKQLNNTAVSVDQLGQRKGAIAVYLDVFHKDIESFLDLRLNNGDQRLRAHDVFTAVCIPDIFMEAVERRGEWYLFDPHEVKAKKGWYLQDFYDESKGEGTFREKYEELVADETISKKIVKAIDIMKRIMMSQLETGNPFMFYRDEVNRMNPNKHEGMVYSSNLCTEIMQNMSPTKMIQEIISGDQIVITKQAGDFVVCNLSSVNLGRAVVAEEGTLERLIEVEVRMLDNVIDLNELPVPQATITNQKYRSIGLGTFGWHHLLALKNIAWDSEEAEKYADELYEQINYLAIRASNKLAQEKGAYKVFKGSDWNTGEYFARRNYNSPEWQELAKEVAEKGLRNAYLVAVAPNMSTAQIAGSTASIDPIYSAFYYEEKKDYRRPVIAPDLNLSTYPYYEKGAYKVDQFASVRQNGRRQRHVDQSLSFNFYVPSGIKASKLLELHMTAWNEGLKTTYYVRSNDIDVEECEWCSS, encoded by the coding sequence ATGAAATGGGGATTGCAAATGACAACTTACATAGTAAAAGACGGGGGAAACAGAAAGCTACCTTTTGACAAAAGCCGATTGGATGGATATTTAGAGAAAATCCATGAAGAATTTCCGAAACTTGATTTGGAGGATTACAAACGTAAGGTTTTTAATTTTGTAGAGAAGAAGGAAGATTATGCGGCTGACGAATTAGTCGATTATTTAATTAGGGAAGCAGAAGCTCGTACTGATATTCATATTCCTGAATGGGAACATTTCGCAGCACGCCTTTATTTAAATAAATTATATAAAAAAGCAAGTAAAAATCGTTTCTATAATGATGATGATAAATATGGTTCGTACGTTGGACTACAAGAGAGTCTAGGCGAACGTGGTATTTATTCTGGCAATATTCTAAAAAATTATTCTAAAGAAGATTTGATTGCAGCAGGGAAATTAATTGACCCTGAAAAAGATAAATTATTCACTTATAATGGTTTGTATTTACTTGCGACTCGTTACTTAGCGACTGACTCTGAACGTAATGTGTATGAGTTGCCACAAGAACGTTGGTTAACTATCGCACTTTATTTAATGCAAAATGAACCAAAAGAAAAACGGATGAAACTAGTAGAAGAAGCTTACTGGGCTTTAAGTAATTTATATATGACTGTTGCAACACCGACACTTGCAAATGCTGGAAAAGTTGGCGGTCAATTGTCTAGTTGTTTCATTGATACTGTAGATGATAGCTTGCAAGGTATTTATGACAGTAATACAGACGTCGCTAGAGTTTCTAAGCACGGTGGTGGTGTTGGCGCATATCTTGGGTATGTTCGTTCAACAGGAGCTGCTATCCGCGGCGTCAAAGGCGCAAGTGGTGGCGTTATTCCTTGGATTAAACAATTAAACAATACTGCGGTTAGCGTAGATCAATTAGGTCAACGTAAAGGCGCGATTGCAGTTTATTTAGATGTTTTCCATAAAGATATCGAATCTTTCCTTGATTTGCGATTAAACAATGGTGACCAACGTTTACGCGCACATGATGTATTCACTGCAGTTTGTATCCCTGATATTTTCATGGAAGCTGTAGAACGTCGTGGCGAGTGGTATTTGTTTGATCCACATGAAGTAAAAGCGAAAAAAGGCTGGTACCTACAAGATTTCTACGATGAATCAAAAGGTGAAGGTACTTTCCGTGAAAAATATGAAGAACTAGTAGCAGATGAAACAATTAGCAAAAAAATTGTTAAAGCTATTGATATCATGAAACGTATTATGATGAGTCAATTAGAAACAGGGAATCCATTCATGTTTTACCGTGATGAAGTAAACAGAATGAACCCTAATAAACATGAAGGCATGGTGTATTCTAGTAACTTATGTACAGAAATCATGCAAAATATGAGCCCAACAAAAATGATTCAAGAAATTATTTCTGGAGATCAAATTGTTATCACAAAACAAGCGGGAGATTTTGTTGTATGTAACTTATCTTCTGTTAACCTAGGTCGTGCGGTTGTTGCTGAAGAAGGTACTTTAGAACGTTTAATCGAAGTAGAAGTACGGATGTTAGATAACGTTATCGACTTAAACGAACTACCAGTACCACAAGCTACTATCACGAACCAAAAGTACCGTTCTATCGGACTTGGAACATTTGGTTGGCACCATCTGCTTGCTCTTAAAAATATCGCTTGGGACTCAGAAGAAGCGGAGAAATATGCCGATGAATTATATGAACAAATTAACTATTTAGCTATTCGCGCAAGTAACAAACTAGCGCAAGAAAAAGGTGCTTATAAAGTCTTTAAAGGCAGTGACTGGAATACTGGAGAATACTTCGCGCGTCGTAACTATAATTCACCTGAATGGCAAGAATTAGCAAAAGAAGTAGCAGAAAAAGGTTTGCGTAATGCATATCTTGTAGCTGTAGCACCAAATATGAGTACAGCTCAAATTGCTGGATCCACTGCTTCAATCGACCCAATTTACAGTGCATTCTACTATGAAGAGAAAAAAGATTACCGTCGTCCAGTTATTGCACCGGACTTAAACTTAAGCACATACCCATACTACGAAAAAGGTGCTTACAAAGTTGACCAATTCGCAAGCGTTCGTCAAAACGGTCGTCGTCAACGTCACGTAGACCAATCACTAAGCTTTAACTTCTATGTACCAAGTGGTATCAAAGCAAGTAAACTACTTGAACTACACATGACGGCTTGGAATGAAGGACTTAAAACAACTTACTATGTTCGCTCTAACGATATCGATGTTGAAGAGTGCGAATGGTGCTCAAGCTGA
- a CDS encoding YxeA family protein, with the protein MFTKKRGLILLAAVLLTVCAIWEYAMPTDAAVKSYYVKVEDAGKPVQKNQFKGFKYVSNVYDDKGKQKQLTFYSEKELTKNEQFKVLVGENKMVVNYKKIKNVPDKIKYLAEK; encoded by the coding sequence ATGTTTACTAAAAAAAGAGGTTTAATATTATTAGCTGCAGTTCTTCTAACTGTTTGCGCGATTTGGGAGTATGCGATGCCAACTGACGCCGCAGTGAAATCCTATTACGTAAAAGTAGAAGACGCAGGAAAACCCGTTCAAAAAAATCAATTCAAAGGGTTCAAATATGTATCGAATGTTTATGATGACAAAGGAAAACAAAAACAACTAACTTTCTACTCAGAAAAAGAATTAACTAAGAACGAGCAATTCAAAGTACTTGTTGGCGAGAACAAAATGGTTGTTAATTATAAAAAAATCAAAAACGTACCAGATAAAATTAAATATTTAGCTGAAAAATAA
- a CDS encoding alkyl/aryl-sulfatase, whose product MTKKVLPKEASEFTKKVNEKVKKALPFENTKDFEDAKKGFIGTWDHVKVDTEDGHAVWDLDDYKFIEGEAPDSVNPSLWRIAQLNMTNGLFKVTDRVYQVRGFDMSNTTIMEGDTGLVITDTLMSVETARAALELYFEHRPKKPIKAIIYTHSHADHYGGVAGLISKEDVTSGKVALIGPEGFMEAAVSENIFAGNAMIRRAEFMYGSRLSRGELGQVDAGLGKTASKGHMSLLAPNDTITFDHEKRVVDGIEVEFLMAPNTEAPSEHMMYFPQFKLLNIAEDAVHNLHNILTLRGAQIRDAYEWWKDIDKAIRAFGDKYEVCIGQHHWPTWGNEEINDMLIHQRDAYKYMHDQTLHFINKGLTAIEVAEAVKFPPELEEKWYLRGYYGTLNHDVKAIYQFYLGWYNGNPADLYPLPPEDVAKKYVEFMGGVDEVVKKARVSYEAGEYRWVAEVVKHAVFADGENGEARALLADALEQLGYQSESGPWRNVFLAGADELRNSVPDEVISGVTLDIVEGMPFNLILDYMGIRLNGERSIGKRISMNWKLTDVDENYHLLVNNSVLIYREGEVDDKADLTLTTTRDTFNHIFGGVKSFEAAFADQTAKLEGDAKKFGEFASLLDEFNPVFNIVTP is encoded by the coding sequence ATGACAAAAAAAGTCTTACCAAAAGAAGCGTCTGAATTTACAAAGAAAGTGAATGAGAAAGTAAAAAAAGCTTTACCATTTGAGAACACGAAAGATTTTGAAGATGCAAAGAAAGGCTTTATTGGCACTTGGGATCATGTAAAAGTTGATACGGAAGATGGCCATGCAGTTTGGGATTTGGATGATTATAAGTTTATCGAAGGAGAAGCACCTGATTCTGTTAACCCAAGTTTGTGGCGTATCGCTCAACTTAATATGACAAATGGTTTATTCAAAGTAACGGACCGGGTTTATCAAGTACGCGGCTTTGATATGTCGAATACGACGATTATGGAAGGCGATACTGGCCTTGTCATTACAGATACATTAATGTCGGTTGAAACTGCCCGTGCGGCGCTTGAATTATACTTTGAGCATCGTCCGAAAAAACCTATTAAGGCGATTATTTATACGCATTCCCATGCCGATCATTACGGCGGTGTAGCGGGTCTAATTAGCAAAGAAGATGTAACCTCTGGAAAAGTGGCACTTATTGGACCTGAAGGCTTTATGGAAGCGGCGGTCAGCGAAAATATTTTTGCTGGAAATGCAATGATTCGTCGTGCGGAATTTATGTATGGTAGCCGTTTGTCACGCGGGGAATTAGGTCAAGTGGATGCAGGACTTGGTAAAACAGCGTCCAAAGGCCACATGTCCTTACTTGCTCCAAATGATACTATTACGTTTGATCATGAAAAACGCGTGGTTGATGGGATTGAAGTGGAATTCTTAATGGCGCCGAATACAGAAGCTCCATCAGAACATATGATGTATTTCCCGCAATTTAAACTACTTAATATTGCAGAAGATGCTGTTCATAACTTGCATAACATTTTAACATTACGTGGTGCGCAAATTCGTGACGCTTACGAGTGGTGGAAAGATATTGACAAAGCGATTCGTGCGTTTGGTGATAAATATGAAGTTTGTATCGGTCAACATCACTGGCCAACGTGGGGTAATGAAGAGATTAATGACATGCTTATTCACCAACGTGACGCTTATAAATATATGCATGACCAAACGCTTCATTTTATTAATAAAGGATTAACTGCCATTGAAGTGGCTGAAGCTGTGAAATTCCCTCCTGAACTAGAAGAAAAATGGTATTTACGAGGATACTACGGCACGCTTAACCATGATGTTAAAGCGATTTATCAATTTTATCTTGGTTGGTATAACGGAAATCCTGCTGACCTTTATCCGCTACCTCCAGAAGATGTGGCGAAAAAATACGTCGAGTTCATGGGTGGCGTTGATGAAGTAGTGAAAAAAGCGCGTGTATCCTATGAAGCGGGTGAATATCGCTGGGTTGCGGAAGTTGTCAAACATGCGGTTTTCGCAGACGGAGAAAACGGAGAAGCAAGAGCTCTTCTTGCAGATGCGTTAGAACAACTTGGCTATCAATCTGAGTCCGGACCATGGCGTAATGTATTTTTAGCCGGAGCAGACGAACTGAGAAATTCTGTCCCAGATGAAGTTATTTCTGGTGTTACACTGGATATTGTAGAAGGTATGCCGTTTAACTTGATTTTAGATTACATGGGTATTCGTTTAAATGGGGAAAGATCCATCGGTAAACGTATCTCCATGAACTGGAAATTAACAGATGTTGATGAGAATTATCATTTACTTGTAAATAATTCCGTACTTATTTATCGTGAAGGTGAAGTAGACGATAAAGCTGATTTAACTTTAACTACTACTCGTGATACATTTAATCATATTTTCGGTGGTGTGAAAAGCTTTGAAGCAGCATTTGCTGACCAAACAGCTAAATTAGAAGGAGACGCGAAGAAATTTGGGGAGTTTGCTTCCTTGTTAGATGAATTTAATCCTGTCTTCAATATTGTTACACCTTAA
- a CDS encoding CsbD family protein, translating to MSEDKGMKDKAKGLKDKVVGDAKDKFGKATDDKGKQVEGKAQKAKGEVEDKTGDAKKKLSE from the coding sequence ATGAGCGAAGATAAAGGCATGAAAGACAAAGCAAAAGGACTTAAAGACAAAGTAGTAGGTGACGCAAAAGACAAGTTCGGTAAAGCAACAGATGATAAAGGCAAACAAGTAGAAGGTAAAGCTCAAAAAGCTAAAGGCGAAGTAGAAGATAAAACTGGCGACGCTAAAAAGAAATTATCCGAATAA
- a CDS encoding Gfo/Idh/MocA family protein, translating into MKKYQLVIIGYGGMGSYHVTLASAANNLEVHGVFDILAEKREAAAQKGLKIYESFEAVLADEKVDAVLIATPNDSHKELAITALEAGKHVVCEKPVTMTSEDLLAIMDVAKRVNKHFMVHQNRRWDEDFLIIKEMFEQKTIGEMFHLESRVHGANGIPGDWRHLKAHGGGMVLDWGVHLLDQLLFLVDSNVKSVSANLSFALGDEVDDGFVTFITFENGITAQIEVGTTNFIKLPRWYVKGTEGTGIIHDWDLSGEIVKPTALAKTSEPTPIKAGQGLTKTMAPPSEEATNTLSLPAPAKLAPSFYNNFVDVLNNTSEPIVQNEEVYQVLKLIEAIFEAAETNRTIHSI; encoded by the coding sequence ATGAAAAAATATCAATTAGTAATTATTGGTTACGGCGGGATGGGAAGCTATCATGTAACGCTTGCATCGGCTGCTAATAATTTGGAAGTTCACGGTGTATTCGACATTCTAGCAGAAAAACGTGAAGCCGCTGCCCAAAAAGGTTTGAAAATCTATGAAAGTTTTGAAGCGGTTTTAGCGGATGAAAAAGTAGATGCAGTTCTTATCGCGACACCGAATGATAGCCATAAAGAACTGGCGATTACTGCACTTGAAGCAGGCAAGCATGTTGTTTGCGAGAAACCAGTGACAATGACAAGCGAAGATTTACTAGCAATTATGGACGTGGCTAAAAGAGTAAATAAACATTTTATGGTGCATCAAAATAGACGTTGGGACGAAGATTTCCTGATTATTAAAGAAATGTTTGAACAAAAAACGATCGGTGAAATGTTCCACTTAGAATCACGTGTCCACGGAGCAAATGGTATTCCAGGAGATTGGCGTCATTTGAAAGCACATGGCGGCGGGATGGTACTTGATTGGGGTGTGCATCTACTTGACCAATTGTTATTCCTAGTAGATAGTAACGTGAAATCTGTATCTGCTAATCTAAGTTTTGCGCTTGGGGATGAAGTCGATGATGGCTTCGTCACGTTCATTACTTTCGAAAATGGCATTACCGCTCAAATTGAGGTAGGCACAACGAACTTCATTAAATTACCTCGCTGGTATGTCAAAGGTACAGAAGGAACTGGAATTATCCACGACTGGGATTTAAGCGGGGAAATCGTCAAACCAACCGCACTCGCTAAAACGTCTGAGCCAACGCCAATTAAAGCAGGGCAAGGGCTTACAAAAACAATGGCACCACCAAGCGAAGAAGCAACCAATACATTATCGCTTCCAGCACCTGCCAAATTAGCTCCATCTTTTTATAATAATTTTGTCGATGTTTTAAATAATACGAGTGAACCAATCGTTCAAAATGAAGAAGTTTATCAAGTTTTAAAATTGATTGAAGCCATATTTGAAGCGGCTGAGACAAATCGAACTATCCATTCTATTTAA
- a CDS encoding sugar phosphate isomerase/epimerase family protein: MKLGVFTPLFANLSLDEMLDKVKAAGLDAVEIGTGGNPGNHHCPTDELLASEAARKEYLEKFTSRGLTISAFSCHDNPISPNKEEAAASDEILRKSIKLASLMNVPVVNTFSGTAGDSDDAKAPNWPVIPWPTVYSDIKTWQWETKLIPYWKEIGELAAASGVKIGIELHGGFLCHTPYTILKLREETNDAIGVNLDPSHLWWQGIDPVGAIKILGKAGAIHHFHAKDTYLDQDNINMYGLTDMQPYGDVQTRSWTFRSVGCGHSLTEWSDIMSALRTYGYDYVVSIEHEDPLMSIDEGFDRAVTNLQSILIKDKPLDMWWA; encoded by the coding sequence ATGAAATTAGGCGTATTTACACCATTATTTGCAAATTTATCATTGGATGAAATGTTAGATAAAGTAAAGGCGGCAGGACTTGATGCTGTCGAAATCGGGACGGGCGGGAACCCTGGAAATCATCACTGTCCAACCGATGAACTTTTAGCGAGTGAAGCCGCGCGGAAGGAATATTTAGAAAAATTTACTAGTCGAGGATTAACAATTAGTGCTTTTAGTTGCCACGATAACCCGATTTCTCCTAATAAAGAGGAAGCGGCTGCATCTGATGAAATTTTGCGCAAATCAATCAAACTAGCCTCTTTAATGAATGTTCCGGTTGTTAATACATTTTCGGGAACAGCGGGAGATAGTGACGATGCCAAAGCGCCGAACTGGCCGGTTATTCCTTGGCCAACTGTTTATAGCGATATTAAAACTTGGCAATGGGAAACAAAATTAATCCCTTACTGGAAAGAAATTGGCGAACTTGCAGCAGCCAGTGGCGTTAAAATTGGTATTGAACTGCATGGTGGTTTCTTATGCCATACGCCATATACCATTTTAAAACTGCGGGAAGAAACAAATGATGCTATCGGGGTTAATTTAGACCCAAGTCATTTGTGGTGGCAAGGAATTGACCCAGTTGGCGCTATCAAAATCTTAGGAAAAGCTGGAGCGATTCATCATTTCCATGCTAAAGATACGTATTTAGATCAAGATAATATTAATATGTACGGTTTAACGGATATGCAACCATATGGTGATGTACAAACGAGAAGTTGGACATTCCGTTCGGTTGGTTGTGGGCACAGTTTGACAGAATGGTCGGACATTATGAGCGCGCTTAGAACATATGGTTATGATTATGTAGTCAGCATCGAGCACGAAGATCCATTAATGTCGATTGATGAAGGATTCGACCGTGCTGTTACAAACTTACAATCGATTTTAATTAAAGATAAACCACTGGATATGTGGTGGGCTTAA
- a CDS encoding ThuA domain-containing protein codes for MTRVTVWNEFLHEKEDDAVLAIYPDGIHGQIASFLEKAGIEAGTATLEEPEHGLTEEVLANTDVLIWWGHMGHDRVEDRIVDRVQKRVLEGMGLVVLHSGHMSKIFMRLMGTSCDLKWREANERERLWVVDPTHPIAKGIGEFIELDEEEMYGEHFDIPTPDELIFLGWFEGGEVFRSGITYKRGNGRIFYFQPGHESYPTYHHPDIQQVIINGVHWCAEGRKNYPAYGNHQPLEKIGRK; via the coding sequence ATGACACGTGTAACAGTATGGAATGAATTTTTACATGAAAAAGAAGATGATGCTGTGTTGGCTATTTATCCGGATGGAATTCATGGGCAAATCGCTAGCTTTCTAGAAAAAGCAGGCATTGAGGCAGGCACAGCTACTTTAGAAGAACCAGAACATGGCCTTACTGAAGAAGTATTAGCGAATACGGATGTACTGATTTGGTGGGGACACATGGGGCATGACCGCGTAGAAGATAGAATTGTCGATCGTGTGCAAAAACGCGTGTTAGAAGGCATGGGACTTGTCGTACTACATTCTGGTCATATGTCGAAAATCTTTATGCGCCTAATGGGAACAAGCTGTGATTTAAAATGGCGTGAAGCAAATGAAAGAGAGCGCCTTTGGGTAGTTGACCCGACGCATCCGATTGCAAAAGGGATTGGTGAATTTATCGAGTTGGACGAGGAAGAAATGTACGGCGAGCATTTTGATATCCCGACACCTGATGAACTAATTTTCTTAGGTTGGTTTGAAGGCGGCGAAGTTTTCCGAAGCGGGATTACCTACAAACGAGGAAATGGTCGGATTTTCTACTTCCAACCAGGCCATGAATCCTATCCAACCTATCACCATCCGGATATTCAGCAAGTAATTATTAACGGCGTACATTGGTGCGCGGAAGGTCGGAAGAATTATCCGGCATACGGAAATCACCAACCACTTGAAAAAATAGGGAGGAAATAA
- a CDS encoding sugar phosphate isomerase/epimerase family protein encodes MKAKIALQLWSVKEACEDDFFGTLEKVAEMGYDGVEFAGYYGKSASEIKAKLAELGLEVAGSHISKEQLEADLENVILFERELGNEYIICPYADFKTKQEWLEFGGRLREITTTIQQAGMHFGYHNHAHELDKLDDEIILDSLLKNVPEMVAELDTYWIEYAGIGVIPFIEKYRNRVPLIHIKDKSRANKESTIIGEGVLDVPGFVKTALQSGTTWLIIEQEAFTQDQLTSVAKGYTYLANVLEEN; translated from the coding sequence ATGAAAGCAAAAATTGCGTTACAGTTGTGGAGTGTTAAGGAAGCTTGTGAAGATGATTTCTTTGGAACGTTAGAAAAAGTGGCGGAAATGGGTTATGACGGTGTGGAGTTTGCTGGTTATTACGGTAAATCCGCTAGTGAAATTAAAGCGAAATTGGCTGAACTCGGACTAGAAGTAGCAGGATCTCATATTAGTAAAGAACAGCTTGAAGCAGACTTAGAAAATGTCATTTTGTTCGAACGCGAATTGGGAAATGAATATATTATTTGCCCATATGCAGATTTTAAAACGAAGCAAGAATGGCTTGAATTCGGCGGCAGACTTCGTGAAATTACAACAACTATTCAACAAGCTGGGATGCATTTTGGTTATCATAATCATGCTCACGAATTAGATAAATTAGATGACGAAATTATTTTGGACAGTTTACTTAAAAATGTACCAGAGATGGTTGCAGAATTAGACACTTACTGGATTGAGTATGCGGGAATTGGGGTTATTCCTTTTATCGAAAAATATCGTAACCGGGTACCACTAATTCATATTAAAGATAAATCGAGAGCAAACAAGGAAAGCACTATTATCGGTGAAGGTGTTTTGGATGTGCCTGGTTTTGTTAAAACGGCGCTTCAATCTGGAACAACCTGGCTGATTATTGAACAAGAAGCATTTACGCAAGATCAGCTAACAAGTGTGGCCAAAGGTTATACGTATTTAGCGAATGTATTGGAGGAGAACTAA
- a CDS encoding Gfo/Idh/MocA family protein, with protein MTLKVGIIGCGGIANGKHMPSLLKAEKAEMVAFCDIVLEKAEAAAKEFGSENASVYTSYIELLQDKSIDVIHVCTPNISHAEISIAAMEAGKHVMCEKPMAKTTEEAKSMIEAANRTGKKLTIGYQNRFRKDSDYLHQVCENGELGDIYYAKAKAIRRRAVPTWGVFLDEEAQGGGPLIDIGTHALDLTLWMMDNYKPKYVVGNSYHKLAKKENAANAWGSWDPNKFTVEDSAFGFITMENGATIVLEASWALNTLDVGEARTSLSGTEGGADMEDGLRINGEAHSQMYEKKIQLEAGGVDFYDGTGDDPALIEAEQWLEAIEKNTDPVVKPEQALVVTQILEAIYESSKTGQPVYFN; from the coding sequence ATGACATTAAAAGTTGGAATTATAGGTTGTGGAGGCATTGCAAACGGGAAGCATATGCCAAGTTTATTAAAAGCTGAGAAAGCAGAAATGGTTGCTTTTTGCGATATCGTTTTAGAAAAAGCGGAAGCCGCAGCAAAAGAATTTGGTAGTGAAAATGCAAGCGTATACACAAGCTATATAGAATTACTCCAAGATAAATCCATCGATGTCATCCATGTTTGTACACCAAATATTTCTCATGCAGAAATTTCTATTGCGGCTATGGAAGCTGGAAAGCATGTTATGTGCGAGAAACCAATGGCAAAAACAACCGAAGAAGCGAAAAGCATGATTGAAGCTGCTAATCGTACAGGAAAAAAACTAACAATTGGTTACCAAAATAGATTCCGCAAAGACTCGGATTACTTGCACCAAGTGTGCGAGAACGGCGAACTAGGCGATATCTATTATGCAAAAGCAAAAGCGATTCGTCGCCGAGCTGTACCAACTTGGGGTGTGTTTTTAGATGAAGAAGCGCAGGGTGGCGGACCACTTATTGATATTGGAACACATGCGCTTGATTTAACGCTTTGGATGATGGACAATTATAAACCGAAATATGTAGTAGGAAACAGTTATCATAAACTTGCCAAAAAAGAAAATGCAGCAAATGCATGGGGCTCATGGGATCCAAATAAATTTACTGTAGAAGATTCCGCGTTTGGTTTTATCACAATGGAAAACGGCGCGACGATAGTATTAGAAGCAAGTTGGGCGCTTAACACACTCGATGTCGGTGAAGCAAGAACGTCTCTATCGGGAACAGAAGGCGGCGCAGATATGGAAGACGGTTTACGAATTAACGGCGAAGCGCACAGCCAAATGTATGAAAAGAAAATTCAATTAGAAGCAGGCGGCGTTGATTTTTATGATGGAACTGGTGATGACCCAGCGTTAATCGAAGCAGAACAATGGTTAGAAGCAATTGAAAAAAATACAGATCCTGTTGTAAAACCAGAACAAGCACTTGTTGTAACACAAATCTTAGAAGCTATTTATGAATCATCGAAAACAGGACAACCAGTTTATTTTAATTAA